Proteins from one Patescibacteria group bacterium genomic window:
- a CDS encoding ZIP family metal transporter, producing MSTLVIISVILLSLLSALTTAIGLLLAFYFKKKSNLIATGIGFSAGIMMIISFFELIPESIGASNTFSALIALILGILFVYSLNFIIPHIHYIKEKGQLHWQIKTAYLVALGLILHDFPEGFAMANSYIYAPRLGILIAISIAIHNIPEEFAMAVPLVIAKKRKALINLAILSALAEPAGAVFGLLAVSIAPALNPLFMAFAAGAMIFISIHELLPMALKYKKIYLFIIGIILSIFTYLGLTMFFPE from the coding sequence ATGTCAACTTTAGTTATTATCAGTGTAATTTTACTATCTCTTCTTTCGGCTTTAACTACCGCAATTGGTTTGCTTCTTGCTTTTTATTTTAAAAAAAAATCTAATTTGATCGCCACAGGTATTGGCTTTTCCGCAGGTATAATGATGATTATTTCTTTTTTTGAGCTTATACCAGAGTCAATTGGAGCATCTAATACTTTTTCTGCCCTAATAGCTTTAATATTAGGGATTCTTTTTGTTTATTCTTTAAATTTCATTATTCCTCACATTCATTATATCAAAGAAAAAGGACAATTACACTGGCAGATTAAAACTGCTTATTTAGTAGCTCTAGGACTAATTCTTCACGATTTTCCTGAAGGCTTTGCTATGGCTAATTCTTATATTTACGCTCCGCGTTTAGGAATTTTGATTGCCATCTCAATTGCTATTCATAATATACCAGAAGAATTTGCTATGGCTGTACCACTGGTCATAGCCAAAAAAAGAAAAGCATTAATTAATCTGGCTATTCTTTCTGCCTTAGCTGAACCAGCCGGGGCTGTTTTCGGACTTTTGGCTGTTTCAATAGCCCCAGCTCTAAATCCTCTTTTTATGGCTTTTGCTGCCGGAGCAATGATATTTATTTCTATCCACGAATTACTACCTATGGCTTTAAAATACAAAAAAATATATCTCTTTATTATTGGCATAATTTTAAGCATATTTACCTATCTGGGACTAACTATGTTTTTTCCTGAATAA
- the feoB gene encoding ferrous iron transport protein B: MLKKFKKIEEHITIGLIGNPNVGKSTLFNTLTGSHQHVGNWPGKTVEKKEGFFIYKNHKIKVVDLPGVYGLSAYTEEEIVSRDFIMHDQPDIIVQIIDTENLERNLYLSVQLIELGAPLIIALNRSTLAEKHDFFVNEKKLAELLGVSIVKIEAPKKEKVGNLLDLIFSQAHKIKKECKIKLTYGDEVNQETNKIKNILINNEISFPACNINWVALRLLEKDEHFIKKLKNKKYFSKLSLVIKKSRRRLKKIFDQSISSLLSEVRYSFIRGVGQEVIDQKNKEAKSSSDKIDRVLTDKFWGLIIFFLIMLLMFQLTFTLAAPLVEIINNLFDHLGEIISQKLALIEAATWINSLINNGLIGGTGTVLSFLPNIFILFLFIGLMEDTGYLARVAFVMDRFMHRIGLHGKSFIPLILGFGCNVPAIMATRTLRSKKDRLLTILINPLMSCSGRLPIYILFTAAFFSAYQGWVIFGLYILGVILAIVIGKIFNKLFFGGLSEPFVIELPSYHWPVLKGLLIHVWEKCWEFIKRAGSIILIFSVVIWLLASMPWGVEYAAQNSIIGKIGSVVSPLFKPLGFGGWQETVALFFGTAAKEVVVSTLGTLYGVAEESLTVVLKSNFTALSALSFMVFSLIYTPCLATIAVIKKETHSFKWALFVVAYSMALAWIVSFFIYQGGKLLGFT, encoded by the coding sequence ATGTTAAAAAAGTTTAAAAAAATTGAAGAACATATTACTATTGGCCTAATCGGCAATCCCAATGTCGGTAAATCCACTCTTTTTAATACCTTAACCGGTTCCCATCAGCACGTCGGTAACTGGCCCGGCAAAACCGTCGAAAAAAAAGAAGGTTTTTTTATTTATAAAAACCATAAAATCAAAGTAGTCGATTTACCAGGAGTTTATGGTTTATCAGCCTATACTGAAGAAGAAATAGTCAGCCGGGATTTTATAATGCATGATCAGCCTGATATTATTGTTCAAATAATTGACACCGAAAATTTAGAAAGAAATCTGTATTTATCAGTCCAATTAATCGAATTAGGAGCTCCTCTGATTATTGCTTTAAATAGGTCTACCTTGGCGGAAAAGCACGATTTTTTTGTAAATGAAAAAAAACTGGCCGAATTATTAGGAGTATCAATAGTTAAAATTGAAGCCCCTAAAAAAGAAAAGGTGGGTAATCTTCTTGATTTAATTTTTAGTCAAGCCCATAAAATTAAAAAAGAATGTAAGATTAAGTTAACCTATGGAGATGAAGTTAACCAAGAAACAAATAAAATAAAAAATATTTTAATCAATAATGAGATTTCCTTCCCAGCTTGCAATATTAACTGGGTGGCTTTAAGGCTTTTGGAAAAAGATGAACATTTTATAAAAAAGCTAAAAAACAAAAAATACTTTAGTAAATTATCACTAGTAATTAAAAAGAGTCGCCGGCGTCTAAAAAAAATATTTGACCAATCCATCAGTTCGCTTTTGTCAGAAGTACGTTATAGTTTTATCCGCGGAGTTGGCCAAGAAGTAATTGATCAAAAAAACAAAGAGGCCAAATCATCTTCTGATAAAATTGACCGCGTTTTGACTGATAAATTCTGGGGTCTTATCATATTTTTCTTAATTATGCTTTTGATGTTTCAACTCACTTTTACTCTGGCTGCTCCTTTGGTAGAAATTATCAATAACTTATTTGACCATTTGGGTGAGATTATCAGTCAAAAATTGGCTTTAATTGAAGCGGCGACTTGGATTAATTCGCTGATTAATAATGGTCTTATCGGCGGCACTGGCACTGTGCTTTCTTTTTTACCCAATATTTTTATACTCTTTCTTTTTATTGGCCTCATGGAAGATACCGGTTATCTAGCCCGGGTGGCCTTTGTTATGGATCGTTTTATGCACCGTATTGGTTTACACGGCAAATCATTTATTCCTTTAATTTTAGGCTTTGGCTGTAATGTGCCGGCTATTATGGCTACTCGGACCTTGCGTTCAAAAAAAGACCGACTTTTGACTATTTTAATTAATCCGCTCATGTCCTGCAGCGGCCGGCTGCCTATTTATATCCTTTTTACAGCCGCTTTTTTTTCCGCTTATCAGGGATGGGTTATTTTTGGTCTTTATATTTTGGGAGTAATTTTAGCTATTGTAATCGGTAAAATTTTTAATAAATTATTTTTTGGCGGTTTGTCTGAACCTTTTGTGATTGAACTGCCTTCATATCACTGGCCGGTTTTGAAAGGTCTTTTGATTCATGTCTGGGAAAAATGCTGGGAATTTATTAAAAGAGCCGGTAGTATTATCTTAATCTTCTCAGTTGTTATTTGGCTTTTGGCCAGTATGCCCTGGGGCGTTGAATACGCGGCCCAGAATTCTATTATCGGAAAAATTGGGTCGGTTGTTTCTCCTCTATTTAAACCGCTTGGCTTTGGCGGATGGCAAGAAACAGTGGCTTTATTTTTCGGCACAGCTGCTAAAGAAGTAGTGGTTAGTACCTTAGGCACTCTTTATGGAGTAGCTGAAGAATCTCTGACAGTTGTTTTAAAATCTAATTTTACTGCTTTAAGCGCTTTGTCTTTTATGGTTTTTTCCCTCATTTATACGCCCTGCCTAGCTACTATCGCGGTTATAAAAAAAGAAACTCATTCCTTCAAATGGGCTCTCTTTGTGGTCGCTTACAGTATGGCTTTAGCCTGGATAGTATCATTTTTTATTTATCAGGGAGGAAAGTTATTGGGATTTACTTAA
- a CDS encoding ferrous iron transport protein A has product MFRRKRFRKRKNIPLQGKSLADYPAGTDIEITGMPGGPGFRQRLGELGLYEGAKAKIIKNDRFGPVILKVFNSKIALGQHQAKRTYVKKV; this is encoded by the coding sequence ATGTTTAGACGAAAAAGATTTAGAAAAAGAAAAAATATACCCCTCCAAGGAAAATCACTGGCTGATTATCCGGCTGGCACTGATATAGAAATAACCGGCATGCCTGGCGGCCCCGGGTTTAGACAAAGGCTGGGCGAACTTGGTCTTTATGAAGGAGCTAAAGCCAAAATTATAAAAAATGACCGTTTTGGTCCGGTAATTTTAAAAGTGTTTAATTCAAAAATTGCCCTTGGCCAGCATCAAGCCAAAAGAACCTATGTTAAAAAAGTTTAA
- a CDS encoding metal-dependent transcriptional regulator gives MKRQKQSQEDYLRTLYILWEKDKNIHSKKIADYLNISKPSVSAMLNKLQQKKYINKKPYGTVNLTKKGLVKAKEITRRHRLIEVFLKKSLGLKNENIHQEAHHLEHAFSDLSIKKLEKILKNPKKCPHGKKIPK, from the coding sequence ATGAAAAGACAAAAACAAAGCCAGGAAGATTATTTACGCACCCTTTATATTCTCTGGGAAAAAGATAAAAATATTCATTCTAAAAAAATAGCTGATTATTTAAATATATCCAAGCCTTCAGTTTCAGCTATGTTAAATAAGCTACAGCAAAAAAAATATATTAATAAAAAGCCTTACGGCACCGTAAATTTAACTAAAAAAGGTTTAGTCAAAGCTAAAGAAATCACTCGTCGTCATCGTTTAATCGAAGTTTTCTTAAAAAAATCTTTGGGTCTGAAAAATGAAAATATTCACCAAGAAGCACATCATTTGGAGCATGCTTTTTCTGATTTATCGATTAAAAAATTAGAAAAAATTTTAAAAAATCCAAAAAAATGCCCGCACGGCAAAAAAATACCAAAATAA
- a CDS encoding DUF2680 domain-containing protein — MKKTLFISILAVISTVLISGFIMNAAAEESNGFMGLFGGDRDKMIENKAEVMGLSSEELQAKFDQGLNFHEIVEESGLSSEEMHEKMEAHKNAEIDNLVTEGKISEEYAQEIKQNMKERHQNRIENGGFGQGMKRGRGMMKQECHDQVNTDS; from the coding sequence ATGAAAAAAACATTATTTATTAGTATTCTGGCCGTTATTAGCACGGTTTTAATCAGCGGTTTTATCATGAATGCTGCCGCTGAAGAGAGTAATGGATTTATGGGATTATTTGGGGGTGACCGGGATAAAATGATTGAGAATAAAGCCGAAGTGATGGGTTTATCATCTGAAGAACTTCAAGCTAAATTTGATCAAGGTTTAAATTTCCATGAAATAGTAGAGGAAAGCGGCCTTTCTTCGGAAGAAATGCACGAAAAAATGGAAGCGCATAAAAACGCAGAAATTGATAACTTAGTAACCGAAGGTAAAATATCAGAAGAATATGCTCAGGAGATAAAGCAAAACATGAAAGAAAGACATCAGAATAGAATAGAAAATGGTGGTTTTGGTCAAGGTATGAAAAGAGGCCGTGGTATGATGAAACAGGAATGTCATGACCAGGTTAATACAGACTCTTAA
- a CDS encoding RNA polymerase sigma factor: MKYFQGYICINIDTPSIMDKKSDQEIIRQITEENKDLFAEIVERYQKPLFRYIYRLGHFSKDECEDILQETFIKVYKNLRAFDLEKKFSSWIYRITHNEVINYIKKRKKEVSLEKNNFDEVLPDNTDLFQELNIKQQFEKVKKEIYNLDVKYREVLILRYFQQKSYEEISDILRKPINTVGTLISRAKNNLKENLSKYEKL, encoded by the coding sequence TTGAAATATTTCCAAGGTTATATTTGTATTAATATAGACACCCCTTCAATTATGGATAAAAAGTCCGACCAAGAAATAATCCGGCAAATCACTGAAGAAAATAAGGATCTTTTTGCCGAGATAGTAGAAAGATATCAAAAACCTCTTTTTAGATATATTTATCGTCTGGGACATTTTTCCAAAGATGAATGTGAGGATATTCTTCAGGAAACTTTTATTAAGGTTTATAAAAACCTGCGTGCCTTTGATTTAGAAAAAAAGTTTTCCTCCTGGATTTACCGTATTACTCATAACGAAGTTATAAATTATATTAAAAAAAGAAAAAAAGAAGTTTCTTTGGAAAAAAATAATTTTGATGAAGTTTTGCCGGATAATACTGATCTTTTCCAAGAATTAAATATAAAGCAGCAATTTGAAAAAGTAAAAAAAGAAATATATAATCTGGACGTAAAATACCGGGAAGTTTTGATTTTGCGCTATTTTCAGCAGAAAAGCTATGAAGAAATTTCCGACATCTTGCGGAAACCAATAAATACTGTCGGCACTTTGATTTCCCGGGCCAAAAATAATCTTAAGGAAAATTTATCAAAATATGAAAAACTCTAA
- a CDS encoding formyltransferase family protein: MSKPKILVFASGDKVGGGSGFQELVENSRTGVLDAEIIGVISNHKDGGVKKRAIRLGISFHHMTEFGEQNYRLAAQNLGAEWICLSGWLKFIRGLNPAKTINIHPGLLPLFGGRGMYGHHVHEAVIKAFKKGEINETAVTMHFVDNQYDHGPIFFHYPVLIRQDDTADSLGERVNKIEHGWQSYITNLVVHGSIRLEGGRVIVPTNYPWRP; encoded by the coding sequence ATGTCAAAACCCAAAATTCTTGTATTTGCCTCGGGTGATAAAGTAGGCGGCGGTTCTGGTTTCCAAGAACTGGTGGAAAACTCCCGCACCGGCGTTTTGGATGCGGAAATAATCGGCGTAATTTCCAACCACAAAGATGGTGGTGTTAAGAAAAGAGCTATAAGGCTCGGCATTTCTTTTCATCATATGACTGAATTTGGCGAACAAAATTACCGCTTAGCCGCCCAAAATCTTGGTGCGGAATGGATTTGCCTTTCTGGCTGGTTAAAATTTATCCGTGGTCTTAATCCAGCTAAAACTATCAACATTCACCCTGGATTATTGCCCCTATTTGGTGGCCGGGGAATGTATGGACATCATGTTCACGAAGCGGTTATTAAAGCTTTTAAGAAAGGTGAAATCAATGAAACTGCTGTGACCATGCATTTTGTCGATAATCAATATGACCACGGACCGATTTTTTTCCACTATCCGGTTCTCATCCGCCAAGATGACACCGCTGACTCACTCGGTGAAAGAGTCAATAAGATCGAGCATGGCTGGCAATCATATATTACTAATTTAGTAGTTCACGGCTCCATCCGTTTAGAAGGCGGTCGGGTCATAGTGCCGACAAACTATCCCTGGCGGCCCTAA
- a CDS encoding EamA family transporter: MKKSIKILAALAIISAAFLWALDGVYFTPWILNLGLYDVPIFVFMLHLTGAIILSYFLITRKKELKNLNKKDWLSFILVGIFGGALGTMAIIGAISQVHANHLNISVVLILQKLQPIFAILLAYAWLRERPRKSFYAWALVALVGSYLLTFGFTKANFSATGMLIPALLAALAAFSFGSSTVFSKRAIKKISHGLGTALRFFITTGIMFLIIIIISLLNSGGVNTGYAGFAGFNVITWSMIGVFFLIAVTVGAGAIFIYYWGLKKVMASRATIYELFYPLSSILLEYFFHDNLLKPGQWLGAGVILTAIIAITRNRK; this comes from the coding sequence ATGAAAAAATCAATTAAAATATTAGCTGCTTTGGCCATTATCTCGGCCGCTTTTTTATGGGCTTTAGATGGGGTTTACTTTACTCCCTGGATTTTGAATTTAGGATTATACGATGTGCCAATTTTTGTTTTTATGCTGCACTTAACTGGTGCCATTATTTTATCCTATTTTTTAATTACTAGAAAAAAGGAATTAAAAAATTTAAATAAAAAAGATTGGCTCTCTTTTATACTAGTGGGAATTTTTGGCGGCGCTTTGGGTACTATGGCTATTATCGGAGCTATTTCCCAAGTTCATGCTAATCATTTGAATATATCAGTGGTATTAATTTTGCAAAAACTTCAGCCAATCTTTGCCATACTTTTAGCTTATGCTTGGCTGCGTGAACGTCCCCGGAAATCATTTTACGCCTGGGCCTTAGTGGCTTTGGTTGGCAGCTACCTGCTTACTTTTGGCTTTACTAAAGCTAATTTTTCAGCCACGGGTATGCTTATTCCGGCTTTACTGGCGGCTTTAGCCGCTTTTTCTTTTGGCTCGTCCACAGTTTTTTCCAAAAGAGCCATAAAAAAAATCTCGCACGGCTTGGGCACGGCTTTACGCTTTTTTATCACTACCGGCATCATGTTTTTAATAATAATTATTATCTCTTTGTTAAATTCAGGCGGGGTTAATACTGGCTACGCTGGTTTTGCTGGCTTTAATGTCATCACCTGGTCAATGATCGGAGTTTTCTTTCTAATTGCTGTCACTGTCGGGGCCGGGGCTATTTTTATTTATTACTGGGGCCTGAAAAAAGTGATGGCCTCGCGGGCCACTATTTATGAATTATTTTATCCTTTATCTTCCATCTTATTAGAATACTTTTTTCATGATAATCTACTTAAACCCGGCCAATGGCTGGGAGCCGGTGTTATTTTAACAGCTATTATTGCTATTACCAGGAATAGAAAATAA